GCCAGGCATCGGCCAGTGCCAACCAATCGTTTGGGCGTTTGCCGAACGCTTCGGCGCCGGCGAGGGTGATGCGGATTTGCTCCGGTGAAAAGCCGAGCCGCCATTGCAGATCGGCCGCGAGAATACGCAGGTACAGGTCGTTCAATGATTGGATTCGATTCAATTGATACAACGCAGCTTCGCGATCCTGCAAAACGTGCCAGGCCCAGTGCGCCAGAAACTGGTGCTCGCGACCGCCGCCTTCCGAATCGACCCGATCCTCGTAAGCCGTGCGCCAGGCGACGGGGTCGTTTTGCCGGGAGGCTTCACCTAAAATTTCCTCGGTCAAGGCTTCGTTCTCCAAAAAACCTCGAAAGACAGACGGCCATTCCTCGGGATGTCGATGACCCCAAATGTTGAAAGCGTGCACCGCATAGGCGTCCCAGACCTTGCGGCCGCGAGCGTAGCCGGGCCGCAACTCGTTCAACCCAGGAAGGTATAGTTCCGCCAATCGTTCAGCGGCTTCTGGACCCAAGTCGGCGACTCCCTGATTTTCGGCGCGCAAGAGTGTCGAAATAGCGGCAAGCGATTTTCCCAGTTCAAGGCGGACAGCGGTGGGCGAGGCGGCGGTCATGCCGGTCCCGGCCGATCGTTGACGATCGCAACGACGGTGTTTTGACCGCAACCGGGGCAGGAAACGAAAAGTTCGGGATGGTCGCCGAGCGCCACGCCGAGCGGGATATGCACCCGAAGGTTCGCGCCGCAACCGCCGCAGTTCAGCGAAAAACGGTCGCTGAACAAGCGCGAGGTTCCTCGGTAAAGGCGAAAAATAAGGAAAGCGGCGCCGATCGGCAGCGCGACCAGCGGCCACCAGATGCCGAAGAAAGCCGCGGCGAGAGCGCCCAAAAGCGTGGCCGCGAACAGGGTCCAACCGAAAGCGGCGGCGATTTTTCGGCGGACTTTTCGCTGCCGAACGATGGAGAGCGGCAATTCGTATTGGTGGTGAACGGTCGGACGATCGTCGGCCATGCGAAATCCTTTCCGTGACGCGGTTTTTATTTTCCGATTCCGGACATTGTAAAATAAAGTGTAATTTGGTGAAAGAAGTAGATTACTGGGCGCTAAGCGCCGGGGCCGGCCCGCGTTTCGGTCTGACACCGGATGCCGTTTTCGCCGCCGGTTGCCAAGCCCGCCGCTAACCGCTAAAAGAATTACTCGAATCGAGCGGCACAGACCTGGGTACTTCGGCGCCGGCCGGCGCCGCAGGCAAGGAGGGGTTGTCGGGTCATGTCTTCCTCCGTGAAACGCACCGAAAAACGGGTTGGGTTGCGGATGCCGATTTACTTCGGTTCGGATACCGCCGATTGCCTGGGGCATATCCGTAATATTTCACTGCAAGGCGTGGCGATTTCCTGCCGCGAGCTGGTAACGCCGCAAACGCCGCTGAAAATACGCATCGCCGTCCCGGAAGGCGAAATCCTGATTTCCGGCGAGGTGCGGTGGAGCCGCAAATTCCCGCTCGAAATCTCCTACGTCGACCATTGCGAGATGGGAATCCGCTTTCTTGAGCACAACGAGTTGCTGGAGGGTTTCGTCAATCGCATGATCAAGACGCTGGCCGATCACCGGCTGGAACCGCGCTTCGAGAAAATCTTCAATCTGCACCTGCCGTCCCTGGAAGCGGCGGTTGCCTACAATATCAGCCGCCGCGGCATGTTCATCATGACCGCAAATCCGCCGTCGCTCAATTCGACGGTGGAGGTGCGGCTGCTGCTTTCCGAAATCGACGAGACGATCCACATCGAAGGGCAGGTGGTGCACGTCGTCGACGAGAAAACCGCCTTCGAGCGCGGGTTCGACCCGGGCTTCGGCCTGCGGTACCTGCGCATTCTGAGCAATAATCAGGATATCTTTTTCCAGTACATCGACCGCCTGACCAACGCTTTTTACGGTTGATGATTCGACTGCGGACAGGGGTGGGTTATAATCCACGCCGAACGTGTAGCGAGGCGACGGGTGAACGGTCGATTGATCCGCCTTTTCCTG
This genomic interval from Myxococcales bacterium contains the following:
- a CDS encoding PilZ domain-containing protein, with amino-acid sequence MSSSVKRTEKRVGLRMPIYFGSDTADCLGHIRNISLQGVAISCRELVTPQTPLKIRIAVPEGEILISGEVRWSRKFPLEISYVDHCEMGIRFLEHNELLEGFVNRMIKTLADHRLEPRFEKIFNLHLPSLEAAVAYNISRRGMFIMTANPPSLNSTVEVRLLLSEIDETIHIEGQVVHVVDEKTAFERGFDPGFGLRYLRILSNNQDIFFQYIDRLTNAFYG